ttttataaatatCTGAAAGTGAAATATCTTTCCCAAGCCTTCTCCCTCCCATatgaacataaaatatattgtaacatactgagaaatatgttgttcagcccaagaatctgtttcaaatacatttaaaatatataaatacaaaacaaaaatattgtgataTATACACAATAGGATTAAATTACATAATGTCAAAGTATTGGTTGAGCTAAAATGTATTCTCCAAAATATActctgaatatatatttttctcagCGCAGCAACATATTACCAACACAGACAGCTCCTGAGGACTGACAGTAAATGAAGTTTTatcacaggaggaggaggaggacactGTCTCTGATGATACGGATTATGAATTTTCACACCAGGTGTCAGTACATCTCTTGGGGACTCCACTTCATCGAAGTCCTTTTCAGATGTGATTCTTATTTATGTACCAAAAAGAAAGCTCATTCACAGTTTCATTATAAGTTGCTTATGTTGTCATTTGtcaaatttttaaacattctaTCTATCCCGTTCTAATATAATACTTTCAGCCTTCCACGTTTCTCCAGTTTCTTCAGATTGGCATCATTAAACCAAATTTTGACAATTACCCTGCCTGATACTTAGTATGTGTCTCTTATCATACATGATCATGGTACTGACTGTTCAAACTAAGGTTCCACATATTTCAGTACTGTGTACAATTTCAGTGCTGTTACAATATACTGGCAAATGAActtgcagaaataaataagtcaccctggaaaaaagagaaaactataacaatttaaattttacatgtgATGTCCTAATTTTGGCAAACAATTGACCATAAttgcactgaaacacagcactgaaatattaTGGTCTTACGTGACATGTTAGCTGATCTCCTTTACATCTACagcataaattaatttaatgcaaGTCAATTTTATATCCATTTGTGTCAGCACTTTGTAGATTCTGTGACACTGGTCCCTATATTTGCTAACATGTTAAGCCAAGTGCCTTCATCTATTTCACTCTTTAGATCCTTTTGCCAGATGATCCAAAGGTTTCCACATATGTCCATATACAACATGGTTCACtaaatttgttttctgtcttagTATGAAGGCACACATATTGCTTTTTGGTCCCATGTACCTTCACAGGTATCAGAAAGGGTCTTTCTTTTGCTCAATGTCAATGATACCTTACCATGACAATTCAGGATGCTAAACAAGCCAAATAATGTCTAATTATGTTGTGCTTGCCCCTCTGTTTACTCCAGTCTTCATGCTGCCAAGTACACCAAGTCCCATTCACATGGGCCTGCAGCTCCAAaaaatttttacattcatttacagagaTGAATGCAAGAGGCAATGTTgtcttcaaaaaataaaaggtgtGACTAGGTTAAATGGCAAGTGTCTTGTCCCAAAAAATGTGAACTGACTTGAAATTCCATTTACATTGTTCTCCACAACAGGTTTAATGTCACAACAGACGAAATGTTGTGGGTGCTACTATAAGCCAACCATCTTTTGCATTAAATCAATATGCATCCTTAAGTCTTTCCTGCAGTACTGCTCTTAACCTAGAAATGGCCACAGAACTCTTCAAATCCTGACAGAAAGATGTGACAAAGTCActgaatttcagcatttaaaaatataggaTGAATGTGgtttaaaacagtttaatcATGTGGACAGGAGACACAGTTTGTTTACAATTTCTGGTCTCTGTTGTTTCAAAATTCCTGTTGATCTGAAATAACATGTCGTCTAATAAATCGCATTCACTGTAGCACTGGGGCACAATTATACCAGTTTTTGCAAGTGCTATTAAGAGCAGAACTGGCAGTGCAATAATCTCCAGTCAATAGAGGGCACTCTCTGATCATGGCATTGTTAAGCAAGGTAATCTATGTTTAAATCACACTCACATCAAGATGGCCGCCGCTCACCCAGCGCAGTTTCTCTCCGGAAAAGTCTTAAAACCAATATGGTGCGGACAGTTCACAAATCGCTTGATGGTAAGATGTgtcatatttataatttctcTGGTGAATAATTCTATCGCTTACAATACGGTAAAAACCGTCAGTGTTGCCTTCGCCGAGCACGCAAGGTCAAGCACTGCTAACTAAAATGGTGGTGATGACAGAACTTGGGTTTTGGTTGATTTATCTAGGTATAGTGAGATAATTTAATGAGCTGGATTGTTTTGTAGTTTATGTTAATTATAGTGCGTAGTTGCGGAAATTAGTGAGATATGGGGCCTAAAATTATTGAGCGTATCCTGTCAAAAGCTTGTAAAAATGGGTAACCAATTAACTGGCAAGCAAGATGCTAGATTCTGAAGCACAGATACGTTGTAACTAGCATGGGGGTATATAACGCATTGCTAGCTACTGTAATACTTCAGCAATGGCCACCTACCGTTAGCAAGATAAACTTAGTAGTTGGTTGTGTACAGCATTTAGCTCGCTATGTCTTTCTAGCTACAGGGTATTAacttcctctcttctccctctgttgTTAGGCATTTGGGACAGCACTTTGTGGTTGGAGAGAGAGGTCTACATACACAGTGAGTACCAGCATCCCACAATTGTTTAACAGTAGCTAATTCTGTATAGATTTAATTTTAACACGAGAGGTAGACTAGATCAATTCTCAGTATTTGACCACATTATCAGATGGACCCATGTTAACGTTACCTTATGACAGCCTGTACATGAAGTGACGTTTATGCTATTCCCCGCACAAGCATATTCTCACAGTGCcatttacaaataatttcatAAGGGGAAGAGATTAGACCACGGTGTAATGATAGAAGACTTCAAGCCAGTCCATCAAATGTTTAGGACCAAAGCTGTTCAAATCCATAGTTTTCACTTAGGATACCAAGGTCTTGACTTGATTTCTTGGTCCACCGAAGGAGTTCTGGTCAATATTTGTCCAACTGAagaattatgaatattaattaatttagctTTATGCTGTATCGTGGCTGTCAGATCTCTGTCATGCATTCAAGTCAAGTCAGTATTGTGATACAATTCTTCTTTTGTGGCATTGTTAGATACTCACTCATTGGCCTCTTCCAAAGTCGCTGATACCACACAAAGTTaataatgaatgcatattttGCGCATTAAGTAAAGTTATATACTACAGACCCACTTAATCTGAATGGTAATTATGATACTTCTTCTAAGACAGATTCTTACTTTGCATTGTACTTGGCTGTACTTTTACTCTCTTATACTGTCATGCAACCTTACTGTGCTTCtgtacagatttatttttgtgaaagagTGGCAGTAAGTGTCTCTAATCATTTTCCAAACGGACagtaaacagatttttttaagatctccttttgtttgtttcatctgTTCTCTGCCCATAAGAATGTTGTAAACACAATGATcttgtttacatattttgatAAATCTGCTTTTGGATGTTGGGaatctttctgtctttctcattaatggttgtttttttcctctaccCAATCTTTCTCCCCTTCCTCGACTAGGGACAAATCATTGTAAGTACCTTGGCTGCATGCCTGCAGTAAATTAAACTGTATTCAGCATATAGGATTTCAGACTTACTCATACCCACATCACTAATATTACACTCAATATACCCATTGTACATcccacacacatttaaagactCAAATGCAGCAGTAATAGAGGTTTTGTAAATTATAGAGCATCTGAGTGATTACTGAGGTGAATTGGTACTCTGCTGCATTTCCCTTCTTCCACCCCCGGTTGCAGACCAAGTCAGCCTTTCCAGTTTTGCATTTGTAAGCAGTCACATTGAATCTAAGAGAAGAAAGTATTTGCCAAAAATGATGAGGTGCAGAGAGATGGTAACTGCTTGCATAGGAAGGAAGGTCCCATTGATAACGAGGTCACTTCAGGAGCAGAGAGGTTTGGGGACCTTCATTCATCTTTTTGCCTTTGATGTAATATCAGATCACTGTGCTGATTCACAGTGAATAGCCATCATTTAATGATGGTATATTAGTACTGAGTTATGTTTTGTAGTGTTCAAAATTCaacaatagatttttttttagattgtgCTTTTCCCTCAGAAAATGGTAATAATCACATGGTAATGATACTAATAGTGTAGAATACTGATATTAATTAGAGTATAATTttattcctgtaaaaaaaaaaaaaaaaaaaaaaaaatctggttgGTTTGACATGTGGGATTTCCAATGCCAGGCTAGACCCATGTGGCAGTAAAGTAATGAAGACAGAGGGTTTTGTCTGATTTAGTTATTTAGCGCTGTTGTTTCGTAGTTAAAAATGGTTGGTTTGAAAGAGTTCTCTCCAGGCTGAAATTCAAACTGGGTGGGCTGACATGAATGACagtgatgttgaaaatgtcACTGAGAAACAAACGGCACCAGTAAATATAAGTCTGTCCTTGCAGCCTCCTCCTGCTAAGTATGGCGGCCGCCACACTGTGACCCTGATACCAGGAGATGGCATTGGACCAGAGCTGTTGAATCATGTCCGGGAAGTGTTCAGGTCTGTCCAAGTCATGAACCTGACACATGAGATGCTATACTCAGTCTACCACACAGGGTGCTATATGTACTCTTACCCTGCCAAACAGGGTGCTATATATACACTTAGCCTGCCACAGAGGGTACTACATATATGTTTAGCCTACCACATGGGGTGCTGTATACCTAGCCTGCCCCAGAGGGTGCTATACTTCACCTACTACACAGGGTGCTATGTGTACTTAGCCCCCCCACAGAGGGTGCTATATTCAGCTGTACAGGTCAGGTCCAGAACTTGTACTAATCTATTAAAACTTTGTTCCATAACATACATTTGTAGAGAATGGCCAACTGTAGAAATAATGGCAAAATTTCAGTACGGGGAAACACAAGCTTTAGCCCATGAGCAGCTCTTTCCCCAGGGgtttttctcactttctcaaAATTCTAGTTCTAGGAATTCTAGGAACTATATTTTGTCAATCCATCACTTTCTGTTTcactaatgtaaaaaaatgatttaacatgCATGCAACATCCCTTTGTCAGCCATCACCATGGGAAAAGCCAAAGAACAGTTAATTCAATAGAGACATGGTAACTGACCTTCAGAAGTCTGGTAATGgctacaaaaaaatacataaatgattaAACATACAACTTACCACTGTGAGGGCAATAATCTGAAAATTTCAAACATATGAAATAGTTACAAACTTGGCAGGAAGAGGATTCAAGTGCACGTTGCAGCCCACGGATGGTGAGGAAGATGGTGAGGGAGGCCATTATCACAGGGATCACAGTTCAAGAATTGCAGAGCTTGGTTGCATTTTGGGGTGACCATGTCTCAAAAAGAACCATAAGATGCCACCTCCATACCAACAAACTTCTTCACAAAGAAAGCCCTTACTGAgcacaagaaacaaaaagtgTCTGGAGTTTGCCAAACGTCATTGGAATTAGGGCTGTCGCGGTGAAGCCCTAATTCCAATGACGTGTGGTGATTTAGGGTGGCTCAACAGCGCGATATGGAGTATTAccgccattttttttttttgcaaattatttcatttatcctgattttagtgctatataaataagcTTTATTGTTAGGCTGTTATTAGgtatattgttgctttttaaatgacacagttttaaaacaaattaaataccATGAAACTGCCAATAAATGCTGAGGcgtttattttctttaattacttaactttaccGGATTTTATTGGAGACTCTGTGATAATACGAGACGtgtgtttatttcacctaaagccctcaggcttctgcatgttattggtagctgaactgaccaggaaaatttaccatgcccccccccccccccccccccccgtagcCTACTTAAGAAACATTATACAGCGGTTACAGCTCTTTGatagcaactcaaacaggaatcactaattaagttaaacattatcattgcaacctatgatgggagagcacagtctgtaagaatagcagtatcactgtgaatttaggctacTGTGATtcgaaagacagcttgttttgtttgtttatgtttaatctaattcatgaacagatgaacacgcataggcaaattgaattcactaaaacaaccccatttagcctaatgtaaaaaattatttgtgttatttcgttCTTtggccacaaaaaataaataggactaACTGTAAGCATTTACAACCCATATTCCATATGTCATAACTCAGGTCGATTCGTGCAAGCAGAATTAAACATCACGCGAGCAGAACTCAGTTTCGAGAGCAGAGTTAACTCGCGTGAGCgtgtatgccctccagcgctcgccaagcagaaattctctcgtGCATGGTGGCTATTTTGTGCGCAAgcatgttttctgcgctcgcgacttttgacataaatctgatgCCATAGCAAACCCAGTGATCTTGAGAAATTCTGTATGGAAGAATGGTCAAAATCCCTCCATACGTATTCTCTAACCTTATCACAAATTATAGGAAAAAACTAAgggctgtcatttttttctaggCATGGTTGCACAAAGTATTAAAccaggggtgccaataattgtgaaacctgtttttggggaaataaatttataatttgaaaaatgtattccagTGATTGATTCCATTGAGTCATTAATAAAGCACACTCTTTTACAAATGTTGGAAAATAATACCTTTattgataaaaaatgtattttttagtttatgacatttttgtgcAGATTTATcaagggtgccaataattctgGACCTGACTGTATGTACAAgtgacagtgttgtgtgtgctgtaggtTCAGCTGTGTGCCAGTAGACTTTGAGGTGGTAAACGTGAACTCTGCGCTGACCGCTGAGGATGACATCAACAATGCCATCACTGCCATCCGCCGCAATGGAGTTGCTCTCAAAGGTGAGTGCATCACCAGACACACCCTGCTGCTCTGATACTGCACATTCAGGCCAAGGTCATTGCTATTCTATTCTTGGAGCAACAATGCGATACAGGCACACAGCCTGCAGTTCACTGGACTGACCCTCCTTCACTTGCACAGCACTTATGTGTTAATGTTGACTGTCTTTTTAATAATCAGAAATTCTAGACATCTATTTTAATCAGGTTTCTTTACCCTGGGTATATCATTTTTCTGCAGGCAACATAGAGACCAACCACACCTTGCCTCCCTCCCACAAGTCCAGGAACAACCTGCTACGGTCAGCATTTGGCGCTGGTGTTACAGATGACTGCTCCCATTGTCTCTTGCTTGCACACTGCGGGTCATTCACTCATAACCACGTAACACTTTGTTCCTTGATCCACTCACATTATCGGAACTTCATTTAAAGTAAAATGATGCCCAAGAATCTGAAAAATATTCCTCACAGAATGTGCAGTGAAGAATTTTGGTTTTGATTAGTCTGTTAGTTCACCAGCAGAAGCAGATGAAGCTAGATGACATATATAGTGACACAGTGATTTTGTGTTAAATTAGTATGGTTCAAACTGTTGGAAATGTAGATTGCCCATacttgcttttgcttttttcagcaaTAACAATGTGAACACAGGCATGGGTGACAGGAGTGACTTCTTCTTCTAATGTTTTTGTCTCGCAGGACAAGTCTGGACTTATATGCTAACGTGATGCACTGCCAGTCCCTCCCTGGGGTTCAGACCCGCCACAAGAACATcgacatcatcatcatcagggAGAACACAGAAGGGGAGTACAGCAGTCTGGAGCATGaggtgagagagtgggagagaatgCTCAGTGctctatgtctgtctgtctatctctgGGTGTTACTTTCTCCATGTCTTTTGCCTGGCTCTCTGTCAGAACTTGtttgtatttctctctttcactgctgtgtgtgcacgtgtgtttaCTCTGTcaatcctgtgtgtgtgtgtttctctcagtgatgcgcatgtacatgtgtgcttgcacgtgtgtgtctcctcagctgtgtatgtgtttcatgCTCAGAGTGTGTCAGGAGTGGTTGAGAGTCTCAAAATCATCACTCGACTCAACTCCCTGCGAATCGCTGACTACGCCTTCCAATTGGGCCAGGGAGAAAGGGCGCCGCAGGGTAACTGCTGTGCACAAGGGCCAACATTATGTGAGTCAATATCCTCGTTcttttgtttagcagacaccaGCATCCAGGCAGACCTTATTTCTATTCAACTATATTATCCAGCTGaatctttactgaggcaaaccTCAAACATACGACAGTAGTGCCACTCCAAAGATTTAAATCTGCTACtttctgtgcatctgtctgtcattttctttggtGTGGTAAGCGTCAGAGTTGGGatcacattcattaaaattctgTGAAGTCAGAGAATTTTTACAGATCAATTCATGAGTTGAGAgtcatcattttctgtgaagattTTCCAGATGatacattgatttttatttaatgtcttatattgactgaattgaaatgtgATTGAAAGAAGTGTGGATAGTCTGTACATTGtgtgctgaaagtcactctAGCAGGGCTGTCTGTAAAAACTTCTTGCTGCTCCCACTTTCCACGTAGGAAGCTGGCTGATGGCTTGTTCCTGCAGTGCTGTAAGGAGGTGGCAGCCGGATATCCTGACATCACTTTTGACAGCATGATTGTGGACAACACCACCATGCAGGTACCAGACTgttgcagacacagacaggtgacCTCAGTTAGGTAATGCACTCGGCAGGTGCTTCACTGTCTCAGTCTGAGACCATGCGCCCCGTTGTAGGCAGCTctccagcagtgtagcatagcggtatGGTGCAGGCCTGTAACCGAAAGTTTGCTGGCTCacttccccactggggcactgctgctgtttcctctgaCCCCAAAATTTCCCTGGTAAATTTTCAGCTGTTATAAATGTGTAACAAAAATggtaaactatgtaagttgctctggatataatgtaatgtaatgcaatgctgtAAGTAATGATAGCATAAGCTAACATGGTGCTTAAGCCTGCTTacactcccctctcctctcttgtTCTGCTCTCATCAGCTGGTGTCCAAGCCTCAGCAATTCGATGTCATGGTGATGCCAAACCTGTATGGCAACGTGGTCAGCAATGTGTGCGCCGGGCTGGTCGGGGGCCCTGGCCTAGTGCCAGGGGCCAACTATGGCCGCGATTACGCTGTCTTCGAAAcggtgagagagcagagatgtgGGAGCGcttgcatgtgtacatgtgtgtttgaaaggtgggggtgggagtggaaGGAGAAGCTGTGGTGGGCTGACAGACTGCAGGCAGGAGACGAGGCAGACAGTGGAGGCTGACTCATGGCTTCCTTTGGGTCGCTCAGCATCTGAGGGCcaggaaaggaaggaaggaaggagggaagaTAGAGGCCCAGGTGCTGTTTGATTTGACCTGGCACCTGACAGCACTGCCAGCTCTTAAGAGCAAAAGGATAACAGATCAGCCTCCAAAAGTTACTTTTCAGAGACAGAAGTGTCTCGAACACCGgtcagagatttttttccaccatgcTTCCTTGCTTTTTGACCGCTCTGATGTGGtaaatgcagttttgttggtgACCTGGGAAGGACAAAATCAGATCAGAGGTGTTTAtatttaatctgtgtgtgtgtgtgtcccaggcAACAAGGAACACAGGGAAGAGCATCGCTGACAGGAACATCGCCAACCCCACGGCCATGCTTCTGGCCAGCTGTCTGATGCTGGACCACCTTAAGTAATGTTCTGCCTAAACACgttgcagtgtttctgtatgATTAACACACATCACTGAGTGGGGAGCATAGGCATCTCAAAGGAAACttgtaaaaatggatgaaaagaaGAACATTCCTTTATTTCAGCAAACGTGACTTGATTTATTGCTGTCTCATCACCCAGGGTCAAAACCAGCCAACACAGACTCAAAGGTGGAGTACgtaataaaaaggaaatggtAAAGCTGGTAGAACGCAAATTTTCTTGAGTTCTGTAATCCATCTTTGAGTGCTGTTTGGCATGTGCTGAGCACAAATACATTGtagcatttttcacattctggTCAATGACTGTGCTGACTTGGGCTACCTCAAATACAATTTAATAGGGGCTTGAAACAACTGAGTGTATGAAGAAAAAGAACTCTACCTCAGTTGAAGGGATGCAGTAGAGATTATTCAATTGAATTTGATTTGTGTAACACTTTTTCCAAAGGCATTGTCACAGTGCAGCTTTACAGAGATTCCAGGCGTGAACATACTGGAGCTAAGCTAAGATGATAGTGGCCAGAAGAAACTCTGTGACTAAAAGAGCAAAGCTTTTTAGCAGAACCAAGCTCAAGGGGGGAACCAGTCCACCTCTGACTGGCACTAAACAGGGGATGTCATTCCATTGGGTCGTTACCTGCTAATGAGTGTGGAGTCTGCAGATAATTAGCACTTTTTTAACAGAGCAAGACAAATATAGGCTGAGGGCAGCAGTCAGTTTAAAGGGTCCCAAGGTGCCAGGGTGCATAGTGCTGTTACAATGATGGAGTTACATCTGTGTTAGCCTGTCTGGCTGATGCTGAGGTGAACCGCTCAAGCCTAATTCTGTGCTGTCTTCTGCAGACTGCATGACTATGCCAGCATGATCCGAAACGCAGTCCTTACCACCATGAATGAGACTCGGGTAGGTTGCACGTTTCCCCATGTTTTCTCTGGAAGCAAAACCAGATTAATCATACTTTATCTGCCCTGTCAGTAGAttccttctttttgttttattcagtgctGTAATGCCGGTGAAAGTGAGGCTTCTTGAACGCCACAGTGGTAGGAATGTTTTGTGTCACTCATGTATTTGAATCGCAGGGTGTCATCAAAGACAGCCAAATCTTGATAATTGGGTCATACGTGAATAGCTCACGGTAAGCCCACCTTTTAGGGAGTTCAGGATTTCTCACACTCCCACACCTGCTCAACAGGATGTTCTCCTTCATGCTTTTACTACACTTTGCTTTTGTGGACATCTTCACCAATGTTTAGTTTTAACTTCTGCCAGCTTTGTTTGAGTTCTTAGATTTTTCTTCCTGAAATAtgctttataaatgtaaatgcattgttACTCTTCCTTGCTGTGTTGTTTATTGACTTTTCTCATCCCCTagctgcacacagcagacattgGGGGTCAGGGCACAACCTCTGAGGTCGTCCAGTCCATCATGAGGATAATTGAGAAGGGCGGACCCCCTGCATCACCAATCAGTACCGAATATCGTGCTTAAACTCTCCACTGAACACCGGTCAGCACAAAGGTGATCCTGAACACAACTTAACAAGAGCCACCATTCAACACCGAGGAGGGAAGACTTGGAACATACATTATAATGAACATTTAGTGGCAACACATAGTCGTTCCTTGGGTCCTGAGATTGCCGGTTCAAATCACCAGTAGGGTGTCACTGTTGTGTCCTACAGTATGTTACTTAACCAAATTTCTCTCCATGAAATATTCGTCTATAAAGGGATAGGGTGTAAGAATTGTGTGCTACGTAAGTTGCCCTGGATCAGGGCTTTGGTCAAGCGTGTGAGCATAGCTAGTGACTGCTTTTAGAGTGTGATGCATTCCTGGAAACCCTGGCATAAAATGATCTTTGCAAACTGAGTTTTTTTCCTATAGATGCCATTTCaaggaaaaaataactaaatCTTCAGGATCGGTTTACTGTGTTTACTTggtggaaaatatattttttccagaatttcaTAAATAAAGGTTTGTAtcataaaacaattaacagAACCAATTTTATAAATAACACAGATCATTGTAAACTGGACCATCATGAAATGGGGGC
This portion of the Megalops cyprinoides isolate fMegCyp1 chromosome 7, fMegCyp1.pri, whole genome shotgun sequence genome encodes:
- the idh3g gene encoding LOW QUALITY PROTEIN: isocitrate dehydrogenase [NAD] subunit gamma, mitochondrial (The sequence of the model RefSeq protein was modified relative to this genomic sequence to represent the inferred CDS: deleted 2 bases in 2 codons), translated to MAAAHPAQFLSGKVLKPIWCGQFTNRLMAFGTALCGWRERSTYTGQIIPPPAKYGGRHTVTLIPGDGIGPELLNHVREVFRFSCVPVDFEVVNVNSALTAEDDINNAITAIRRNGVALKGNIETNHTLPPSHKSRNNLLRTSLDLYANVMHCQSLPGVQTRHKNIDIIIIRENTEGEYSSLEHESVSGVVESLKIITRLNSLRIADYAFQLAREKGRRRVTAVHKANIMKLADGLFLQCCKEVAAGYPDITFDSMIVDNTTMQLVSKPQQFDVMVMPNLYGNVVSNVCAGLVGGPGLVPGANYGRDYAVFETATRNTGKSIADRNIANPTAMLLASCLMLDHLKLHDYASMIRNAVLTTMNETRLHTADIGGQGTTSEVVQSIMRIIEKGGPPASPISTEYRA